A portion of the Rhodococcus pseudokoreensis genome contains these proteins:
- the pucL gene encoding factor-independent urate hydroxylase — MSKIVLGQNQYGKAEVRLVKITRDTKRHEIEDVSVTSQLRGDLDAVHTEGDNAHVVATDTQKNTVYAFARAGVGAIETFAMRLGKHFTGEFEWITGGRWEIEQYSWARIPVDGEGHDHSFVRSSDERRNTVVTIDGDRTWIVSGLSNMVVLKSTGSEFRGYPKDKYTTLQETSDRILATSVSARWRYLTTDVDFDKTFENVRAIMLETFATTHSLALQQSLFQMGSAVLEAHPEIAEVKFSMPNKHHFLVDLEPFGLDNPGEVFFAADRPYGLIEATVEREDAPDAGRAWDSVPGFC; from the coding sequence ATGAGCAAGATCGTGCTCGGCCAGAACCAGTACGGCAAGGCGGAAGTCCGGTTGGTCAAGATCACCCGGGACACCAAGCGACACGAGATCGAAGACGTCAGCGTGACTTCGCAACTGCGCGGAGACCTCGACGCGGTACACACCGAAGGCGACAACGCGCACGTCGTGGCCACGGACACTCAGAAGAACACGGTGTACGCGTTCGCTCGCGCCGGCGTCGGCGCGATCGAGACGTTCGCGATGCGTCTCGGAAAGCACTTCACCGGCGAGTTCGAATGGATCACGGGCGGCCGCTGGGAGATCGAGCAGTACTCGTGGGCGCGGATCCCGGTCGACGGCGAGGGCCACGACCATTCCTTCGTCCGATCCAGTGACGAACGGCGGAACACCGTGGTCACCATCGACGGCGATCGGACGTGGATCGTGTCCGGTCTCAGCAACATGGTCGTGTTGAAGTCGACGGGTTCGGAGTTCCGCGGATACCCGAAAGACAAGTACACCACCCTGCAGGAGACGTCCGACCGGATCCTCGCGACGTCGGTGAGCGCCCGATGGCGGTACCTCACCACCGACGTCGACTTCGACAAGACGTTCGAGAACGTGCGCGCAATCATGCTGGAGACCTTTGCCACCACCCATTCGCTCGCGCTGCAGCAGTCGCTGTTCCAGATGGGTTCGGCGGTACTCGAGGCACACCCGGAGATCGCCGAGGTGAAGTTCTCGATGCCGAACAAACACCACTTCCTGGTCGACCTGGAACCGTTCGGACTCGACAACCCCGGCGAGGTGTTCTTCGCAGCCGACCGCCCCTACGGGTTGATCGAGGCGACGGTCGAGCGTGAGGACGCGCCCGACGCCGGCCGCGCCTGGGATTCCGTTCCCGGATTCTGCTAG
- the uraH gene encoding hydroxyisourate hydrolase, which produces MSGVSQVTTHVLDAAEGVPAREVPVTLAVRRESEWITVADAVTDDDGRVTTMGPARLEPGTYRIVFDTGRYFAAKGRPTFYPDITITFALTDSEQHYHVPVLLSPFAYSTYRGS; this is translated from the coding sequence ATGAGCGGCGTCAGCCAGGTCACGACCCACGTGCTGGACGCAGCCGAAGGCGTGCCCGCGCGGGAAGTGCCGGTCACGCTGGCGGTCCGGCGAGAGTCCGAATGGATCACCGTCGCGGACGCCGTCACCGACGACGACGGGCGCGTCACCACCATGGGACCCGCCCGACTCGAGCCGGGCACCTACCGGATCGTGTTCGACACCGGACGCTACTTCGCCGCAAAGGGACGTCCGACGTTCTACCCCGACATCACCATCACGTTCGCCCTCACCGACAGCGAACAGCACTACCACGTACCTGTCCTTCTCAGCCCATTCGCATACTCGACCTACCGAGGGAGCTAA
- the uraD gene encoding 2-oxo-4-hydroxy-4-carboxy-5-ureidoimidazoline decarboxylase produces MVFDAGLRRFNEASQSEAREWARICLDIPRWADELVSARPYPDRSSLLTAARTGAGPLSAEEIELALARHPRIGEPPGGDDAEAHLARSEQSNVDSSDAAAKKRLTDGNRAYEDKFGRVFLIRAAGRSTSDVLTALDSRLANDEASELTIVAEELRDIAALRLAGMLDA; encoded by the coding sequence ATGGTTTTCGATGCAGGACTCCGACGATTCAACGAGGCTTCACAGTCCGAGGCGAGGGAATGGGCACGAATCTGCCTGGACATCCCCCGGTGGGCAGACGAACTCGTCTCTGCCCGGCCGTACCCCGACCGCTCCTCGTTGCTCACCGCGGCCAGGACGGGGGCCGGCCCGCTGTCCGCGGAGGAGATAGAACTCGCCCTCGCCCGCCATCCCCGGATCGGTGAACCCCCGGGTGGCGACGACGCCGAGGCGCACCTGGCCCGCTCGGAACAGTCCAACGTGGATTCGTCCGACGCGGCGGCGAAGAAGCGGCTCACCGACGGCAACCGTGCCTACGAGGACAAGTTCGGGCGGGTCTTCCTGATCCGCGCCGCCGGGCGCAGCACGTCCGACGTCCTCACCGCGCTCGACAGCAGGCTGGCCAACGACGAGGCCAGCGAATTGACCATTGTCGCAGAGGAACTGCGCGACATCGCCGCCCTCCGGCTCGCCGGGATGCTGGACGCATGA
- a CDS encoding DUF6328 family protein, translated as MSTAETPAQRLARNFSELLQELRVAQAGVQILFAFLLAVAFTEAYEEQPFGLRMLHLVTVLLATVSSALLIAPAVWHRVLFRQGRRADILRKANLFALWGVGFLAAAMTGTVILIAEVAVGGPVAIVIGVAAALMFATLWFALPRLFNHHADGED; from the coding sequence GTGAGCACCGCCGAGACACCCGCCCAGCGGCTCGCACGCAATTTCAGCGAGCTACTGCAGGAACTCCGCGTCGCGCAGGCCGGTGTGCAGATCCTGTTCGCCTTCCTCCTCGCGGTCGCCTTCACCGAGGCGTACGAGGAGCAGCCGTTCGGCCTCCGCATGCTGCATCTCGTCACGGTGCTCCTCGCGACGGTGTCCTCGGCGCTCCTCATCGCCCCGGCGGTCTGGCATCGCGTGCTGTTCCGTCAGGGCCGCCGGGCCGACATCCTGCGCAAGGCCAACCTGTTCGCGCTGTGGGGTGTCGGATTTCTGGCCGCCGCCATGACCGGCACCGTGATCCTGATTGCCGAAGTGGCAGTGGGCGGTCCGGTCGCGATCGTCATCGGCGTGGCGGCCGCGCTGATGTTCGCGACGCTGTGGTTCGCGCTGCCCCGGCTTTTCAATCACCACGCCGACGGCGAGGACTAG